The DNA window CGTCGTCGTCGCCCCATTCGCGCGCAGGCTCGCACGGCGCGTCGCTCAGGAGCGTATCGAGCTTGCGGAAGCGCTTGCGCTTCATCGCCGCCGCGATCGCTGGCGTGTAGCCCGGGTCCCCGCCCTCGTCGTGCTCGATGCCCGTGCTGGTGTAGACGAAGCCCGACGTCCCCGGGACGGCCATCGGCGAGACCCCGGTAGCGGTGTCACGATAGCGCCAGTACGTCGGCGTCAGGTCGGCCTCGGTCGGAGCCAGGCGGCGCACGGGCGCCGCCTCCGATGGGTCGGGGGCGAGCATCGTCACCTTGCTCGAAGCCAGGTCCTGGTCGCTCAGCAGCAGCACGGGGCACTGATAGATCTCGGCGAGCGCCACCGCGTCGATGGCGGCCTGGTAGCAGTCGGCGGCGTCCGCGGCCGCCAGGACGATGCGAGGCGACTCGTTGTGGACGCCGAAGAGCGCCAGGTTGAGATCGCCCTGACTCGTCTTGGTCGGCAGGCCCGTGCTCGCCCCTCCGCGCTGCACGTCGACGATCACGACGGGCAACTCCGCCTGGCCGGCCAGGTTGATCTGCTCCACCATCAGGCTGATTCCGGGTCCGGACGAGGCGGTCATCGCGCGAGCGCCCGCGAAGCTCGCGCCCAGGCACATCGCCAGCGCGGCGATCTCGTCCTCCGCCTGCACGACGTTGCCTCCGAAGGCGGGAAGCTCGCGCGCAAGGAACTCCATGATCTCGGACGCCGGAGTGATCGGGTAGCCGGCATAGAGCTCCAGTCCCGCCGCGATGGCGCCCAGGGAGAGCATCTGATTCCCGTTCGCGGTGATCGCGCCCACCATGCGCGGGACCGACACGACTCGGACGGCGGCGCGGTCGCCCAGTTGCTCCTCGACGTGCGCCGCGCCGGCGCGGAGCGCCGAGTGGTTCATGCCGACGATGGCTTCGCCCTTGCGCGCGAACACGTGGCCGAGGTACTCGGCCGCCGGCTCCAGGGGCATGCCGCACACGCGCAGGAGGGCTCCGAGGCCGACCGTGTTGATGGGAGGCGGGAGGCGCTTCAGGGCCTCCGCGGAGACGGAGTGGCGGACGGCCTCCTTCTCGGCTCGCGCGAGCGCCGTGATCGGCAGGGCGATGTCGACGCGGCCGGGATCGGGTTCCGGGGTGAACGCGTCCGCGTTGTACAGGAGGATCCCGCCTTCGCGGAGCACCGCGCCAAACGTGTCGAATCCCTCGGCGTTCAGCGCGACGACGATGTCGGCGGCGTCGCCGTGGGCGAGCGGGGCGTGTGCGGCGGCCCGGATCTGGTACATCACCGTGCCGCCCTTGATCTCGGCCGGAAACGTCTGCTGGGTGTACACCCGCAGGCCCGCCATGGTGAACATGTCCACCATCACATCGCCGAGCGTCACCGTGCCCTCTCCCGACTCACCCACGAGCCGGAGCACGATATCCGCGACGGCGGTCGCGGCGGACGCTCCCTGGGCCATATCCCCCTTCCCTTCCGCACACGCGTGGCGCTCGGCCTGGCGGCGCGCGCCCGCTCGCACTGCACTCAGATAGGCCTGCTAAACATCGGTGATCGGATTGTACCACAGGCGCCGCCGGGCCTGGCGCAACGGAGCGGTTGGCGTCGCGCCCGCGCGCCAGGGTGGTACGCGCGGTCGCACCCGTTTGGGCGCGGGGCTGAGCCCGCCCCGGCAGGAGATCGGCCGCGCCTGCCAGAACCTGACGCCGCGCCCCACAGCGGCGCCGCCGGAGGAGCCTCGATGGCCGAACCTGCCTATCTGGCGCACGTCGTCTCGCACACCCACTGGGACCGCGAATGGCATCGCACGTTCGAGCAGTTCCGCGCCCGACTGGTCACCATGACCGACGCGCTGCTGGACCTGCTGGACGCGGATCCCCGCTACGCCTGCTTCTACTGGGACGGCCAGACGGTCGTCATCGACGACTACCTGGCGATTCGACCCGAGAACGCCGAGCGCCTCCGACAGGCATTCGCGTCCGGCCGCCTCTACACCGGCCCCTGGTTCGTACAGCCGGACGAGTTCCTCGTCAGCGGGGAGTCGATGGTCCGCAACCTGCTGGCCGGCCGGCGCGAGTGTGAGCGATGGGGCACGGGAGCTGCGGTCGGCTACGCGCCGGATGCCTTCGGCCATACCAGCCAGATGCCCCAGGTGCTTCAGGGTTTCGGCATCGACAACGCGGTGGTGTTCCGCGGAATCACCGCCGACCAGGTGGGCAGCGAGTTCCGCTGGCTCTCGCCGGACGGCACCGGCGTCCTGTGCATCAAGATGTCGGACGACAACGCGTACAGCAACTTCTTCTACCGCTTCCGCGAGAGCCTGGCCGACACCGGCGGCGACAGGCCGCTCAGCCCCGAGCGCGTGGAGGCGGAGGCGAGCGCCCTGCTGGAGGACTGCATCGCCGAGCGGCCCTCCACCGCGCGCCTGCTCTGGATGGACGGCGTCGATCACGTCTTCGCGCAGCCACGCACACCCGACATCCTGGAGGTCGTCAACGAGCGGCTTGGCGATCGGGTTCGCGCCGTGCATTCCTCACTGCCGGCCTTCCTCGACGCGGTCCGTGAGGCAGCGCCTGGCCTCCCGGAGGTGACCGGCGAGCTGCGAGTGAGCAACCGCGCGTGGAGGCTCCAGGCCCTCCTTGCCCATGTGGCATCGTCCCGCATGAACCTTAAGCAGCTCAACCATCGGTGTGAGACGCTGCTGGAGCGCTGGGCCGAGCCCTGGAGCGCGATCGGGTGGTCGCTGGGCCGGCCCTACCCCGCGGCCCATCTGGCCGAGGCCTGGCGCTGGTTGTTGCTGAACCAGGCGCACGACTCGATCTGCGGTTGCTCCATCGATGAGGTGCACCGCGACATGCTCCCACGCTACGAGCACTGTCTCGAGATCGGCGGCATCGTGGCTACCGAGGCGCTGGGCTGGGTCGCCGACCAGGTCGACACGAGCGCGGATGCGCCCGCAGGGGCGCTGTGCGCGCTCGTGGTGGCGAACCCGCTCGCCATGAACCGCTCTGGCGAGACCGTCGAGGGCATCGTCGAGCTGCCGGCCGCGCTGTCGCCGGCCGAAGTCGGTGTCGTCGATGCGGCGGGCGAGGAGCTGCCGGCCGTCATCGAGCCGATGCGCGACTACCACCTGCTTCGCCAGGCGCCGCACGACATCCCGCTGGGTGAGCACCGGAAGCGCTGGCGGGTTCGGTTCGAGGCCGGCGCGCCGTCGCTGGGCGTAAGAACATGCTTCGTGGCGCCTCGCGCCGAGCCCCCGCCCGCGCCCGTGGTGCGCGCGGGCGGGCGCAGCATCGGCAACGCGCATCTGCGGGTCGCGCTGGAGCCCGACGGCTCGCTGACGCTCACCGACCTGGCTACCGGGACCGAGCGTCGCGGCCTGCTGGTCTTCGAGAGCGGCGGGGACTTCGGCGACGGCTACAACTACGTCCCGCCCGCCAACGACACGGTAATGACCACCGCCGAGCCGCGCGTCGACGAGGAACTCGCAAGCTGGACGCAGGAGGATGCGCTGGGGGCGAGCCTCTACGTCCGTCGGCGCTGGTACCTGCCGGCTCGCCGCGACGGCGACCGGCGAAGCGAAGCGCTGTTCGCTCCCGTCGACCTGGCCGCTACCATCATCCTGGCGCGTGGCGCGCGACGCATCGAAGTGGAGCTCACGGTGACCAACGGCGTCCGCGACCACCGGCTGCGCGTGCTGTTCCCGAGTGGCGCCGTCGGCGCGGACGTCTGCGCCGTCGAGCAGGCATTCGACGTGGTCGACCGCGAGATCGCGCGGCCCGACTGCACGGGCTGGCGCGAGCCGCGGCCCGGGACGGGACCGCAGAAGACCTTCGTGGACGTGAGCGCCGGCGGGGTGGGGCTCTGCGTCATGAACCGGGGTCTGCCGGAGTACGAGGTGCTCGACGACGCGCGGCGGACGATCGCCCTGACGCTTCTGCGCTGCACGGGAAACGGCGTGGGCGCGCCGGAGCAGCAGGAGGACGGCCAGATGCAGGGCGCCTGGCAGTTCGCGTTCGCTCTGCTGCCGCACGCGGGCTCCTGGGAGCAGGATGCCGTCTGGCGTGAGGCGCACGCGTTCAACGCGCCGATGCGCGCGGCGCAGACCGGCCTGCGCGGCGGCAGTCTGCCGGCCGAGTGCTCGTTCATGAGCGTATCACCCGACTCGGCCGTGCTAACGGCGCTCAAGCGAAGCGAGGATGGCGACGCGCTTGTGGCGCGCGTCGTCGGCATCGGCCGCGAGGCGTCGCGGGCCGAGGCGGCCAACGCGCTCGGCTTCGACGCGTGCCGGGCGGCGCGCGTTGACGAGACGCCGGCCGCGGACCTGCTCTGCATGGGCGGGCGCGTGGCCTTCGACCTGCCGTCGCGCCGGATCGCCACGCTGCGCTTCGAGAGGCGGCGCGTGCCGTGAGTCGCGGGGCGGCGCGTCGCGCCGCGGCCCCGGTGGGCCCGCCATCTCCTCCGCTGCCCGCGGGAGTCGGCGGGACGGGCCGCGGGCGGCGCGCGCTACCCGCTCTGGCGGTCGCCGCGCTGGCGTTTGCCTTCTGGGGACCGGCGATCTTGACGGGACGGGTGTTGCTGCCGGCGGACCTCGTGCCGCTCATGCGGCCGTGGGCGGCCACGGCCCCCGAGCGCTTTCCCGACTTGCGGTTCGCGCAGAACCAGATGCACGGGCCGATCTTCGAGTACTACTCCTGGCGCTATGCCGCCCGCGAGCGCCTGCGAAGCGGCCAGGTGCCGCTGTGGAACCCGGACGAGCTGAGCGGCAACGTGCTGCTTGCGAACAACCAGTCGGCAGTGCTCTACCCGCCGAACCTGCTCCTCTACGTCTTGCCGCTCTGGTCGGGCATCAACCTCGTCACGCTGCTGCACACGCTTCTGACCGGCCTTTTCATGTACGGCCTGCTCCGCGCGCTGCGTCTGGGCGCGCCGGCGGCGGCGGCCGGTGCGAGCGTATGGATGCTGTGTGGCCTGCAACAGGTGTGGACGGAGTTCCAGACGCCGACGGCCACGCTCTGCTGGCTGCCGGCCGTTCTCTGGGCCTGGGAACTCGGCATGGTGCGCGAACGCCCGTCGGCCGCGGTCCTTGGCTCCGGCGTGGCGCTGGCGCTGGCGCTCAC is part of the Chthonomonadales bacterium genome and encodes:
- a CDS encoding 2-oxoacid:acceptor oxidoreductase subunit alpha, with product MAQGASAATAVADIVLRLVGESGEGTVTLGDVMVDMFTMAGLRVYTQQTFPAEIKGGTVMYQIRAAAHAPLAHGDAADIVVALNAEGFDTFGAVLREGGILLYNADAFTPEPDPGRVDIALPITALARAEKEAVRHSVSAEALKRLPPPINTVGLGALLRVCGMPLEPAAEYLGHVFARKGEAIVGMNHSALRAGAAHVEEQLGDRAAVRVVSVPRMVGAITANGNQMLSLGAIAAGLELYAGYPITPASEIMEFLARELPAFGGNVVQAEDEIAALAMCLGASFAGARAMTASSGPGISLMVEQINLAGQAELPVVIVDVQRGGASTGLPTKTSQGDLNLALFGVHNESPRIVLAAADAADCYQAAIDAVALAEIYQCPVLLLSDQDLASSKVTMLAPDPSEAAPVRRLAPTEADLTPTYWRYRDTATGVSPMAVPGTSGFVYTSTGIEHDEGGDPGYTPAIAAAMKRKRFRKLDTLLSDAPCEPAREWGDDDEVEVGIIAFGSTEGVIREATERARAEGFRVAHLHLRLLNPLPVARIQAFADRCRSLLVPELNYSGQLAGWLRSQARVDAAGLTKDEGVPFLANEVYLAITRAAGCRQAAANAQGGSA